From Camelina sativa cultivar DH55 chromosome 7, Cs, whole genome shotgun sequence, one genomic window encodes:
- the LOC104699555 gene encoding F-box/kelch-repeat protein SKIP30 isoform X2, with protein MSGLLDGIPDAVALRCLAYVPLDLHPNLELVSRSWRAAIRSDELFRVRKELRSSEHLLCVCAFDPENVWQVYSPNCDRWLTLPLLPSSIRHLAHFGAVTTSGMLFVLGGGSDAVDPLTGDHDGTFATDEVWSYDFVQRRWTPRASMLVPRAMFACCVLDGKIVVAGGFTTCRKSISGAEMYDPDHDLWTSIPDLHRTHNSACSGLVVNGKVHVLHKGLSTVQVLESFKLGWAVKDYGWPQGPMAVAEDVLYVMSHGLVFKQEGDTWKMIASASEFKRRIGMAMTSLSEEVLIVGGVIGPDRLNWDIKPLSDVDALTVGSDRPAWRKVAPMTRCRGTILGCTQLTI; from the exons ATGTCTGGCCTGCTCGATGGAATCCCTGACGCTGTTGCTCTTAGATGTCTTGCCTATGTGCCACTTGACCTTCATCCCAATTTAGAACTTGTCTCTCGCTCCTGGCGTGCAGCTATTCGCAGCGATGAGCTCTTCAGGGTCCGCAAAGAGCTCCGATCTTCTGAGCATCTCCTCTGCGTCTGTGCCTTCGATCCTGAGAACGTTTGGCAAGTCTACAGCCCCAACTGCGATCGCTGGCTCACTCTCCCTCTCCTCCCTTCCAGTATCCGCCACCTTGCCCATTTCGGTGCTGTCACCACTTCCGGTATGCTCTTTGTCTTGGGCGGGGGCAGCGACGCTGTCGATCCCCTTACCGGTGATCACGACGGTACCTTCGCTACCGATGAGGTCTGGTCTTACGACTTTGTACAGAGACGCTGGACTCCTCGCGCTTCAATGCTCGTTCCCCGTGCTATGTTTGCCTGTTGTGTTCTTGACGGCAAGATTGTTGTTGCTGGCGGGTTCACCACTTGCAGGAAGTCCATATCTGGAGCTGAGATGTATGATC CTGATCATGACCTCTGGACTTCGATCCCGGATCTCCACCGGACGCATAACTCTGCCTGCTCGGGTCTTGTGGTTAATGGGAAAGTTCACGTTTTGCACAAAGGCTTATCGACCGTGCAGGTTCTTGAGAGCTTTAAACTCGGATGGGCTGTGAAAGACTACGGCTGGCCGCAAGGTCCGATGGCTGTTGCTGAGGACGTGCTTTACGTGATGAGCCACGGGCTGGTGTTCAAGCAAGAAGGTGACACGTGGAAGATGATTGCGTCTGCCTCAGAGTTTAAGCGGAGGATTGGAATGGCCATGACGAGTTTGAGTGAGGAGGTACTGATCGTAGGAGGAGTGATTGGACCTGATAGGCTCAACTGGGACATCAAGCCCTTATCAGACGTAGACGCTTTGACGGTTGGGAGTGATCGTCCAGCGTGGCGGAAGGTGGCGCCGATGACAAGGTGTCGTGGGACGATCCTTGGCTGCACACAGTTGACAATATGA
- the LOC104704121 gene encoding glutathione S-transferase T3-like, with amino-acid sequence MGRQGAPERRELWCLVNHFHAFGVVVFYCCDVRRKSHSWKPYVAATDMWDESQAYQGAFWLWNTHNRTRNNRRLTLADFIDHPDCGDCFKTSYPPNTYMDLLNSQQDSQPNQYTTPLPSQPVDYIPTFSSQPVQISTPSVTEDCIDLSVDENEEEAGRGSRTRWSTEEDITLISAWLNTSKDPVVSNLQKFGSFWKRIAEYFQASEKASSTHTRGSSQCKARWSKINHQVNKFVGCYTQASARRKSGESEDDVMSMACQLYKNDMGKPFVLGHYWRALKHDQKWISEDSNKKAKLDSDGAYVSTSTNDGAEQRPPGVKASKKKGKQPVVSNDGEDVSTRKLDKIIAMKDKEQEAKDRQGKMRLLESLLNKPDLTQAQVTLRDKLTDQLLSNT; translated from the exons ATGGGACGGCAAGGGGCACCGGAAAG ACGAGAGTTATGGTGTTTGGTGAATCATTTTCATGCTTTCGGAGTTGTGGTGTTCTATTGTTGTGATGTAAGAAGGAAGAGCCATTCGTGGAAGCCATATGTAGCTGCCACTGATATGTGGGATGAGAGTCAAGCCTATCAAG GTGCATTTTGGTTGTGGAACACACATAACAGAACAAG GAACAATAGGCGGCTGACATTGGCTGATTTCATTGATCATCCAGATTGTGGAGACTGTTTTAAAACCAG TTATCCTCCTAATACTTATATGGATCTGTTGAATTCTCAACAGGATTCTCAGCCTAATCAGTATACCACCCCACTCCCTTCTCAACCTGTCGACTACATCCCCacattctcttctcagcctgtcCAAATTAGCACACCATCTGTCACTGAAGACTGTATTGACCTTAGTGTCgacgagaatgaagaagaagccGGTAGAGGAAGTAGGACAAGGTGGAGTACCGAGGAGGATATTACTCTCATTAGTGCCTGGTTAAATACCAGCAAAGACCCGGTTGTTAGTAATTTGCAAAAGTTTGGTTCCTTCTGGAAGAGAATTGCCGAGTACTTCCAAGCAAGTGAGAAGGCATCGAGTACACATACTAGAGGGTCGTCGCAATGTAAGGCTAGGTGGAGCAAGATAAACCACCAAGTGAACAAATTTGTTGGGTGTTACACACAAGCCAGTGCAAGAAGGAAGAGTGGAGAATCTGAAGATGATGTTATGTCTATGGCATGTCAGCTTTACAAGAATGATATGGGTAAGCCATTTGTTCTAGGGCATTACTGGAGGGCACTCAAgcatgatcagaaatggatcTCGGAGGATTCAAACAAGAAGGCTAAGCTTGATTCAGACGGAGCATACGTTTCGACTTCAACAAATGATGGCGCTGAACAGAGGCCTCCGGGTGTTAAAGCTTCGAAGAAGAAAGGTAAGCAACCGGTAGTTAGTAATGATGGTGAGGATGTCTCTACGAGAAAACTGGATAAGATTATAGCCATGAAGGATAAGGAACAAGAGGCAAAAGATAGGCAAGGCAAAATGAGATTGCTTGAGAGTCTCCTTAACAAGCCTGACCTTACACAAGCTCAAGTCACACTCAGAGACAAGCTAACTGACCAACTG
- the LOC104699554 gene encoding uncharacterized protein LOC104699554, with protein sequence MTATDLLVPSKRPRAPSFSDKHPGDTHTAALSDWLPDQRDMAAADQVHLSNFLDLCRFCKKSLRPDQDVFMYGYLGAFCSKECRAKQMACDIFMEFPRRKVNPKKGRRTSNDEALDRITASSSSSSRFYI encoded by the exons ATGACGGCGACAGATCTTCTTGTTCCGAGCAAGAGACCGCGAGCCCCGAGCTTCTCCGATAAGCATCCTGGTGATACTCACACCGCCGCCCTTTCTGATTGGTTGCCTGATCAGAGAGATATGGCGGCTGCCGATCAGGTTCACCTCAGCAACTTTCTTGACCTCTGCCGTTTCTGCAAGAAGAGCCTACGTCCCGACCAGGACGTTTTCATGTACGG CTACTTGGGGGCATTCTGTTCCAAAGAATGCAGAGCGAAACAGATGGCATGCGACATCTTTATGGAATTTCCTCGACGTAAAGTAAACCCtaagaagggaagaagaacgTCCAATGATGAAGCCTTGGACAGGATCACtgcgtcatcatcatcatcatcacgcttttatatatga
- the LOC104704120 gene encoding uncharacterized protein LOC104704120, producing the protein MDSVNEMMMLQKPVMLDDRGYGRWKVRMVQLIRNLGEDAWTAVEEGWEPPYEKTEGGDKITKPKARWTVEEKSLSKYNAKALNAIFGAVNDDEFKLVQGCESAKDAWDILEKSHEGNSSFKRTRLDQLASQFEVLRMDPEETISQFSAKMSAIANEAKNLGKIYKNTKMVKKLIRCLPSKYAAHKAVMRVSGNTDTLKFADLVGMLKSEEMEVDEELRIHGQGIAFKADDTSDQLKEIKENMSLMARNFGKVLKRVEKGQGKETSRWNRNDADRPNNRFNMTDKEKADHRKDVQCHECSVFGHYKPECPLTKRKEMKCFECKGIGHLKTECPNLQKAKNKSFLSYSDSESESDEEEGMLNLFAFSVKSDDIPVESSDEDEDEDESVTKESYCVLYDNWIQLCNEKLLLVKEKLKLEAKVNMLEERKAEVVIGEKLPPTEKELFEKKLQNLQEEYGLEKERSTRLERELNDNHKKIRMLNNGGPKLDEILSMGIVGSQHRGLGYRK; encoded by the coding sequence ATGGATTCAGTTAACGAAATGATGATGCTTCAGAAGCCTGTGATGTTGGATGATCGTGGTTATGGTCGTTGGAAAGTCCGAATGGTTCAGTTGATCCGAAATCTAGGAGAGGATGCTTGGACAGCTGTTGAGGAAGGCTGGGAACCCCCGTATGAAAAAACTGAAGGTGGTGACAAGATCACTAAGCCTAAGGCCCGCTGGACGGTAGAAGAGAAGAGCTTATCAAAGTATAATGCTAAAGCTCTTAATGCTATATTTGGAGCTGTAAACGATGATGAGTTTAAACTTGTTCAAGGATGTGAGTCAGCTAAAGATGCTTGGGATATCCTGGAGAAGTCGCATGAAGGTAACTCAAGTTTCAAACGAACAAGGTTGGATCAGCTTGCCTCTCAATTTGAAGTTTTAAGGATGGATCCAGAAGAAACTATCTCACAGTTCAGTGCCAAGATGAGTGCTATTGCAAATGAGGCAAAGAATCTTGGCAAAATCTACAAGAATACGAAgatggttaaaaaattaatcagaTGCTTGCCGTCAAAATACGCAGCTCACAAAGCAGTCATGAGGGTCTCAGGAAACACTGACACTTTGAAGTTTGCTGATTTAGTTGGTATGCTGAAGTCTGAAGAAATGGAAGTTGATGAAGAATTAAGAATTCATGGTCAAGGAATTGCTTTCAAGGCAGATGATACAAGTGATCAGTTGAAAGAAATTAAGGAGAATATGTCGTTAATGGCAAGGAACTTTGGAAAGGTCCTGAAACGTGTTGAAAAAGGTCAAGGAAAAGAGACCTCTCGCTGGAACAGAAACGATGCTGATAGACCTAACAATCGTTTCAACATGACTGATAAGGAGAAGGCTGATCATAGAAAAGATGTGCAATGTCATGAGTGCAGTGTTTTTGGGCACTACAAACCTGAATGTCCTTTGACAAAGAGGAAGGAGATGAAATGTTTTGAGTGTAAAGGAATTGGTCATTTGAAAACTGAATGTCCAAATTTGCAGAAAGCAAAGAACAAGTCGTTTTTGAGTTATAGTGATTCAGAGTCagaaagtgatgaagaagaagggatGCTTAATCTCTTTGCTTTCAGTGTCAAGAGCGATGACATACCAGTTGAGAGCtcagatgaagatgaagatgaggatgagtCTGTTACAAAAGAGAGCTACTGTGTTTTGTATGACAATTGGATTCAGTTGTGTAATGAAAAGCTGTTACTTGTCAAGGAGAAATTGAAATTGGAAGCCAAAGTCAACATGCTTGAAGAAAGGAAGGCTGAAGTAGTGATCGGCGAGAAACTTCCTCCTACAGAAAAGGAGCTGTTTGAGAAGAAACTACAAAATTTACAAGAAGAGTATGGTTTGGAGAAGGAAAGATCGACAAGGTTAGAAAGGGAGTTGAATgataatcacaaaaaaatcagGATGTTAAACAATGGAGGTCCAAAGCTGGATGAAATTCTGTCAATGGGAATTGTAGGATCTCAGCATCGAGGTCTGGGCTACCGCAAGTAA
- the LOC104699555 gene encoding F-box/kelch-repeat protein SKIP30 isoform X1 has translation MSGLLDGIPDAVALRCLAYVPLDLHPNLELVSRSWRAAIRSDELFRVRKELRSSEHLLCVCAFDPENVWQVYSPNCDRWLTLPLLPSSIRHLAHFGAVTTSGMLFVLGGGSDAVDPLTGDHDGTFATDEVWSYDFVQRRWTPRASMLVPRAMFACCVLDGKIVVAGGFTTCRKSISGAEMYDPDHDLWTSIPDLHRTHNSACSGLVVNGKVHVLHKGLSTVQVLESFKLGWAVKDYGWPQGPMAVAEDVLYVMSHGLVFKQEGDTWKMIASASEFKRRIGMAMTSLSEEVLIVGGVIGPDRLNWDIKPLSDVDALTVGSDRPAWRKVAPMTRCRGTILGCTQLTI, from the coding sequence ATGTCTGGCCTGCTCGATGGAATCCCTGACGCTGTTGCTCTTAGATGTCTTGCCTATGTGCCACTTGACCTTCATCCCAATTTAGAACTTGTCTCTCGCTCCTGGCGTGCAGCTATTCGCAGCGATGAGCTCTTCAGGGTCCGCAAAGAGCTCCGATCTTCTGAGCATCTCCTCTGCGTCTGTGCCTTCGATCCTGAGAACGTTTGGCAAGTCTACAGCCCCAACTGCGATCGCTGGCTCACTCTCCCTCTCCTCCCTTCCAGTATCCGCCACCTTGCCCATTTCGGTGCTGTCACCACTTCCGGTATGCTCTTTGTCTTGGGCGGGGGCAGCGACGCTGTCGATCCCCTTACCGGTGATCACGACGGTACCTTCGCTACCGATGAGGTCTGGTCTTACGACTTTGTACAGAGACGCTGGACTCCTCGCGCTTCAATGCTCGTTCCCCGTGCTATGTTTGCCTGTTGTGTTCTTGACGGCAAGATTGTTGTTGCTGGCGGGTTCACCACTTGCAGGAAGTCCATATCTGGAGCTGAGATGTATGATCCTGATCATGACCTCTGGACTTCGATCCCGGATCTCCACCGGACGCATAACTCTGCCTGCTCGGGTCTTGTGGTTAATGGGAAAGTTCACGTTTTGCACAAAGGCTTATCGACCGTGCAGGTTCTTGAGAGCTTTAAACTCGGATGGGCTGTGAAAGACTACGGCTGGCCGCAAGGTCCGATGGCTGTTGCTGAGGACGTGCTTTACGTGATGAGCCACGGGCTGGTGTTCAAGCAAGAAGGTGACACGTGGAAGATGATTGCGTCTGCCTCAGAGTTTAAGCGGAGGATTGGAATGGCCATGACGAGTTTGAGTGAGGAGGTACTGATCGTAGGAGGAGTGATTGGACCTGATAGGCTCAACTGGGACATCAAGCCCTTATCAGACGTAGACGCTTTGACGGTTGGGAGTGATCGTCCAGCGTGGCGGAAGGTGGCGCCGATGACAAGGTGTCGTGGGACGATCCTTGGCTGCACACAGTTGACAATATGA